AGTTAGGATTGGTTCTAATAAAATTATAGATTTAGACATAAGGGTAATAGCTGCTACAAATCAAAATATATTAGAACTAGTTAATAGCGGCAAGTTTAGAAGTGATTTATATTATAGATTAAATGTAATGCCTATAAACTTACCACCGCTTAGAGATAGAAAAGAAGATATTAAAGATATATTTTTGAATATATTAAATAGATATTCAATAGAATTCGACATAGATGTAAAGAAAATTGAAGAATCTGTGATGAATAAGTTGATTAATTATTATTGGCCGGGAAATATAAGAGAATTAGAAAACTCAGCAGAATATATGATGAATATAATAGGAGAAGATGGAATAATATCAGAAAATATGTTGCCAATAGATATAATTAAGTACTATGAAAATAATAATAAGGTAAAAGAAATAAATGTAACAAATAAAAATACTAATAATAGTAATATAGTAAGAATTGATAATTATGAAGATATTTTAACTATGAAAGAATTAGAGTTATTTTATATAAATAGTATCCTTGATAAATATGGAAGAGATACAAAAGCTAAAAAAGAAATAGCTAGAAAACTTGGTATAGGTGTATCTACTTTATATAGAAAACTAGATGAAAATTAAATAATTCCCAAAATGAAAATTCTCAAATCGGTAAAAATTCCCGATTTGAGAATTTTTTTATTACACAAATAAAGATATTTAGGATATTTATAAAGATAAAATGTGAGTGAATTAACAAAGTTTTAGTTTAAAAACCTAGGTTTCAAGGTTTGTTAAGAAAATAAATTTAAGTTTGGCATATTAATTGCTTTATAAAAATTACGAAAACATTTATACAAGGGGGAGAATTATGAGAGAAATAAAATGGAAATTAAATAACCTACCAAAGAGTGAGAATAAGGAAAAAACTATAGAGTTTTTAAATGATGAAGAGATAAGTAAAGTGAAATCTTTCCACGAAAGTTTCCCACAATATACAAAGACACCATTAGTTAAACTAGATAATTTAGCTGAAGTTTTAGGAGTTGGAGGAGTTTTCGTAAAAGATGAATCATATAGATTTGGATTAAATGCATTTAAGGTGCTAGGTGGATCGTTTGCTATGGCAAGACACATGGCTGAAAAATTAGGAATGGATATATCAGAATTAACTTATGAAAAATTAATATCTGATGAAGTTAGAGAAAAACTTGGAGATATGACATTCTTTACAGCTACTGATGGAAACCACGGAAGAGGGGTTGCTTGGACTGCAAATAAATTAAAGCAAAAATCAGTAGTTTATATGCCAAAAGGATCATCAATAACAAGATTAAACAACATCAAAGCAGAGGGAGCGGATGCAAGTATAACTGATCTTAACTACGATGATGCTGTTAGATTAGCAGATGAAGATGCAAAAAAAGTTGGAGGACTTATAGTTCAAGATACAGCATGGGATGGTTATGAAGATATTCCTGCTTGGATAATGCAAGGTTACGGAACAATGGCTAAAGAAGCAGTTGAACAATTAAAAGAGTACGGAGTAGAAAGACCTACTCATGTATTTGTTCAAGCTGGGGTTGGATCTCTTGCAGGTGCAGTACAAGGATACATAGCTAATGCGTTTGATGAGTGCCCTATAACAGTAGTAGTAGAAGCTGATGAAGCAGATTGTTTCTACAAATCTGCAGAAGCTGGAGATGGAAAACCAAGATTTGTTGGTGGAGATATGCCTACAATAATGGCTGGTCTTGCTTGTGGAGAGCCAAATACAATAGGATTTGAAATATTAAAGAACTATTCAGGAGCTTTCGTTTCAGCACCAGATTGGGTTTCAGCTAAAGGAATGAGAGTATTAGGAAATCCATTAACAGGAGATACAAAAGTTATATCAGGAGAATCAGGAGCTGTAACAACAGGATTATTAGCAGCTATGATGAGCGATGATAAATTAAAAGATCTTAGAGAAGCTTTAAAACTAGATAAAGATTCTAGAGTGTTACTAATAAGTACTGAAGGAGATACAGATCCAGAGAAATATAGAAGCATAGTTTGGGACGGAGAATGTGCAAGTATATAGATAATAATTAGAAAAATTAAGGGGGATTAATAGGATGTTAAATGAACAAAGAAAACAAGAATTAACTGAGTTGTGTCAATCATTAATAAGAAATGCAAGTTATTCAGGACATGAAGAAAATGTAGTTAAAGCAATAGAAGAAAACTTCAAAAAGCTAGGATTTGATAGCTGGTTTAGAGATGAATACGGAAACATAATAGGTTGTATAAAAGGAAACAAAGAAGGAAAGAAAATATTATTTGATGGACATATAGATACAGTAGAAGTCCCAGATGAAAGTAAATGGACATTCCCTCCATTTAGTGGAGTTATAAATGATGGCAAAATATATGGTAGAGGTACTTCTGACATGAAAGGTCAGTTAAGTGCAATGATAGCTGCTGTTTCATACTTTGCAGAAGATACAAAAAAAGACTTTGAAGGTGAATTATATGTAGCAGGTGTAGTTCATGAAGAAATATTTGAAGGTATAGCAGCTAGAAAAATAAGTGAAGCTGTTAAGCCAGACTATGTTGTTATAGGGGAATCTTCAGAACTTAACTTAAAGATAGGGCAAAGAGGTAGAGGAGAAATAGTAGTAGAAACTTTCGGAAAACCAGCTCACTCTGCTAACCCACACAAAGGAATAAATGCAGTATATAAAATGTCTAAGATAATAGAAAAAATACAAAACTTAGAGCCACCTACTCATCCAGTATTAGGGCCTGGAATATTAGTTTTAACTGATATAAAATCTTCTCCATATCCAGGAGCTTCAGTAGTGCCAGATTATTGTAAAGCTACTTTTGATAGAAGATTATTAGTAGGAGAAACTAAAGAAGGAGTGTTAGCTCCTATACAAGCATTATTAGATGAAATGATGAAAGAAGATCCAGAATTAGATGCTAAAGTTTCTTACGCTATAGGATGTGAAGGATGCTACACAGGAAACAAAATAGAAGGGGAAAGATTCTTCCCAGGTTGGTTATATGATGAACAAGATGAGTTTGTTCAAGCAGCATACAAAGGATTAAAAGAAGCTGGGATAGATAGTGAGATAACTCAATATTCATTCTGTACAAATGGAAGTCACTATGCAGGTGAAGCAGGAATAAAAACAATAGGATTTGGACCTTCAAAAGAAAATCTTGCTCATACAATAGATGAATATATAGAGCAAGAGCAATTATTTATAGGAGCAGAAGGTTACTACGGAATACTTAAATCAGTTTATAAAAAATAAATAAATAGGGGTAAGTGTTATGAAAATTTTAATAAAGCAAGGGCTAGTAGTTGATGGTAATAATACAGAGCCATTTATAGGGGATGTATTAATTAATGATGATAAGATAAGTAAAATATCAACTGAAATTACAGAAGATGTAGATAGGATAATAGATGCAAGAGGTAGAGTAGTATGTCCTGGTTTTATAGATACTCATAGCCACTCAGACCTTATGATTTTAGTAAATCCATTTAATGAAATAAAGATAAGACAAGGAATAACAACAGAAGTGTTGGGCCAAGATGGTATATCTATGGCCCCACTTCCTAAGGAATTTATTCCTTCATGGAGAAAAAATCTAGCAGGCCTAGATGGTGAAAGTGACGAGATAGATTGGGAATATGAAACTACTGATAACTATCTTACTATGATGGAAGATAACGGAGTAGGATTAAATGAAACTTACTTAGTTCCTCATGGAAATATTAGAATGGAAGCTATGGGATTAGAAGATAGACCGGCAACTAAAGAAGAAATCCAAAAAATGTGTGAAATCACAGAAAGAGAATTAAAAGCAGGAGCTATTGGATTATCTACAGGACTTATATATATACCATGTGCTTATTCTATGACTGAAGAGATAATAGAAATGTGTAAGGTTGTTGCAAAATACGATGGAGTATTTGTTGTTCATCAAAGAAGTGAAGCTGATACTATTCTTACATCTATGGAAGAGATAATAACAATAGGAAAGGAATCTGGGGTTAAGGTTCATTTTTCACATTTCAAAGTGTGTGGAAAAGATAATTGGAAGTATATACCACAAGTTTTAGAGTTATTGGAAAAAGTCAAATCAGAAGGGATAAAAGTTTCATTTGACCAATATCCATATGCTGCAGGCAGTACTATGCTTGGAGTAGTTCTTCCTCCTTGGGCACACTCAGGTGGGACAGATAAACTATTAGAGAGATTAGAAAATGAAGATGATAGAAATAGAATGAAAAAAGATATCGAAAATGGAATAGAAGGTTGGGATAACTTTATTCAATTTGCAGGTATAGATCAAATTTTTGTTACAAGTGTAAAGAATAAAAAGAATGAAAATACAATAGGAAAAAGTCTACTAGAAATAGGTGAAATG
The nucleotide sequence above comes from Paraclostridium bifermentans. Encoded proteins:
- the dpaL gene encoding diaminopropionate ammonia-lyase, with amino-acid sequence MREIKWKLNNLPKSENKEKTIEFLNDEEISKVKSFHESFPQYTKTPLVKLDNLAEVLGVGGVFVKDESYRFGLNAFKVLGGSFAMARHMAEKLGMDISELTYEKLISDEVREKLGDMTFFTATDGNHGRGVAWTANKLKQKSVVYMPKGSSITRLNNIKAEGADASITDLNYDDAVRLADEDAKKVGGLIVQDTAWDGYEDIPAWIMQGYGTMAKEAVEQLKEYGVERPTHVFVQAGVGSLAGAVQGYIANAFDECPITVVVEADEADCFYKSAEAGDGKPRFVGGDMPTIMAGLACGEPNTIGFEILKNYSGAFVSAPDWVSAKGMRVLGNPLTGDTKVISGESGAVTTGLLAAMMSDDKLKDLREALKLDKDSRVLLISTEGDTDPEKYRSIVWDGECASI
- a CDS encoding YgeY family selenium metabolism-linked hydrolase; amino-acid sequence: MLNEQRKQELTELCQSLIRNASYSGHEENVVKAIEENFKKLGFDSWFRDEYGNIIGCIKGNKEGKKILFDGHIDTVEVPDESKWTFPPFSGVINDGKIYGRGTSDMKGQLSAMIAAVSYFAEDTKKDFEGELYVAGVVHEEIFEGIAARKISEAVKPDYVVIGESSELNLKIGQRGRGEIVVETFGKPAHSANPHKGINAVYKMSKIIEKIQNLEPPTHPVLGPGILVLTDIKSSPYPGASVVPDYCKATFDRRLLVGETKEGVLAPIQALLDEMMKEDPELDAKVSYAIGCEGCYTGNKIEGERFFPGWLYDEQDEFVQAAYKGLKEAGIDSEITQYSFCTNGSHYAGEAGIKTIGFGPSKENLAHTIDEYIEQEQLFIGAEGYYGILKSVYKK
- a CDS encoding N-acyl-D-amino-acid deacylase family protein translates to MKILIKQGLVVDGNNTEPFIGDVLINDDKISKISTEITEDVDRIIDARGRVVCPGFIDTHSHSDLMILVNPFNEIKIRQGITTEVLGQDGISMAPLPKEFIPSWRKNLAGLDGESDEIDWEYETTDNYLTMMEDNGVGLNETYLVPHGNIRMEAMGLEDRPATKEEIQKMCEITERELKAGAIGLSTGLIYIPCAYSMTEEIIEMCKVVAKYDGVFVVHQRSEADTILTSMEEIITIGKESGVKVHFSHFKVCGKDNWKYIPQVLELLEKVKSEGIKVSFDQYPYAAGSTMLGVVLPPWAHSGGTDKLLERLENEDDRNRMKKDIENGIEGWDNFIQFAGIDQIFVTSVKNKKNENTIGKSLLEIGEMRGKDPVDATMDLLLEEENAVGMVDFYGLEEHIITFMKREEQNVCTDGLLSGKPHPRAYGSFPKILGRYVRELGVLTLQEAVHKMTKKAAQSFSIKDRGQLKEGYFADIVIFDKDKVSGCDDYIDSTQYPTGIDYVIINGNCVIEENEYKHIKAGKVLR